The following are encoded together in the Myxocyprinus asiaticus isolate MX2 ecotype Aquarium Trade chromosome 7, UBuf_Myxa_2, whole genome shotgun sequence genome:
- the LOC127443558 gene encoding uncharacterized protein LOC127443558 codes for MLEKESLGEQVETLEEESLGERAELLDRGSAGNPEPPQPGGVPSRDPGQSHTITPVRVTENGDVDDPEAFLDLFEQTAEIWGWLLGQWAARLIPLLSGEAQLVAQQLPAMSLLAYGDLKKAILQRVGRTTEESRQLFRSLKLESSDRPFAFAQWLRDACRRWLLAGDRDVDGIIDQVVLEQLIHRLPKGTVEWVQCHRPASLEEAVRLAEDHMAAIPRAEEPSYTLSPPSVSSPSPLSSHSALSPGPVPAPRRQGGLQPLRPVPRVWEATPSPIPMPRRSPPRGRGRPPTQVRA; via the coding sequence CCGAGGATCGGCAggcaatccggagcctcctcagccaggaggcgtccccagccgtgaccccggacagtCACATACCATTACCCCCGTCCGCGTTACAGAAAATGGGGACGtggacgaccctgaggccttcctggatttgtttgagcaaaccgccgagatctggggctggctgctcggccaatgggcggcccgacttatcccgcttttgtccggggaagcccagctcgtggctcaacaactgccagcgatgagtctcctggcctacggagatttaaagaaagccatcctgcaacgggttggtcggactacggaggaaagtcgtcaactcttccggagcttgaagttggagagctccgaccgcccatttgcctttgcccaatggctccgtgacgcctgccgaagatggttgctagcgggggaccgcgacgtcgacgggattatcgaccaggtggtactagaACAGTTAATACATcgtctgccaaaagggacggtggagtgggtccagtgccaccgcccggcatcgctggaggaagccgtccggcttgcggaggaccacatggcggcgatcccgagggcggaagagccctcctacactctctctcctccctctgtctcatccccctcccctctctcctctcattctgctctctcgccaggtcctgttcctgccccacgcagacaaggaggacttcagcccctgagaccagttccccgggtgtgggaggcgacaccttcccctatcccaatgccccgccgctctccccctcgggggagggggcgcccgccgacgcaagtgcgggcgtag